A single Streptomyces sp. Edi2 DNA region contains:
- a CDS encoding CehA/McbA family metallohydrolase produces the protein MERRDVLRLSAVAGATGAFTLGRVSFADATPAAGRPGGGPGGSGQSGDGPGEQTRRVTGHLPTGAPDFVYLPVEVPHGVREIAVAYRYDKPTVPEGTPGNACDIGIFDERGTGLGGAGFRGWSGGARTEFFLRADEATPGYLPGPVNAGTWHIALGPYTVAPQGLSYDVTVTLRYGPPGHTPAPVHPPERARGRGRAWYRGDSHLHSVHSDGKRTPAEIAALARAAGLDFLNTSEHNTTSAHRAWEGLWGDDLLILTGEEVTTRNGHVVAMGTDPEAFIDWRYRARDNAFGKYARAIRRAGGLVIPAHPHATCIGCHWKFGLNEADAVEVWNGPYTPDDEITLAEWDNTLVAHTRGRADWLPAVGHSDAHRDPDVVGLPQTVVLADDLSRRALQDGIRAGRVWIAESSKVDLAFSVTGERGEHAGIAERLELPRTAKVTARLKVSGAPGCTVSFLTDQGRLYSTPLPASGSGTVTWQTTPDHAAYIRAEVRHPPTAADLPGPMAAMTNPVFLGRWD, from the coding sequence GACGTTCTGAGACTTTCGGCGGTTGCGGGCGCGACGGGTGCGTTTACGCTCGGACGTGTGAGCTTCGCCGACGCCACACCCGCTGCCGGGCGGCCCGGAGGCGGGCCGGGCGGAAGCGGGCAGTCCGGGGACGGGCCGGGCGAGCAGACCCGGCGGGTGACCGGCCATCTGCCCACGGGAGCACCGGACTTCGTGTATCTGCCGGTCGAGGTGCCGCACGGCGTCCGCGAGATCGCGGTTGCCTACCGCTACGACAAGCCCACCGTCCCCGAGGGCACCCCCGGCAACGCCTGTGACATCGGCATCTTCGACGAGCGGGGCACGGGCCTCGGCGGCGCCGGCTTCCGCGGCTGGTCGGGCGGGGCGCGTACGGAGTTCTTCCTGCGCGCCGACGAAGCCACCCCCGGATATCTGCCGGGCCCCGTCAACGCAGGCACCTGGCATATCGCCCTGGGGCCGTACACGGTCGCGCCCCAGGGGCTGTCCTACGACGTCACGGTCACCTTGCGGTACGGGCCCCCGGGGCACACCCCGGCGCCCGTCCATCCGCCCGAACGCGCCCGGGGCCGGGGCCGTGCCTGGTACCGCGGCGACAGCCATCTGCACTCCGTCCACTCCGACGGCAAACGCACTCCCGCCGAGATCGCCGCGCTGGCCCGCGCCGCCGGGCTGGACTTCCTCAACACCTCCGAGCACAACACCACCTCCGCGCACCGCGCCTGGGAGGGTCTGTGGGGCGATGACCTGCTGATCCTGACCGGCGAAGAGGTCACCACCCGCAACGGGCACGTGGTGGCGATGGGCACCGACCCCGAGGCCTTCATCGACTGGCGCTACCGGGCCCGCGACAACGCCTTCGGAAAGTACGCGCGCGCCATCCGGCGGGCCGGCGGCCTGGTCATCCCGGCGCATCCGCACGCCACCTGCATCGGCTGCCACTGGAAGTTCGGGCTGAACGAGGCCGATGCGGTGGAGGTCTGGAACGGCCCGTACACCCCCGATGACGAGATCACCCTCGCCGAATGGGACAACACCCTCGTTGCCCACACCCGTGGCCGCGCGGACTGGCTGCCGGCCGTCGGCCACAGCGACGCTCACCGCGACCCGGATGTGGTGGGCCTGCCGCAGACCGTGGTGCTCGCCGACGATCTCTCGCGCCGTGCGCTGCAGGACGGCATCCGGGCGGGCCGGGTCTGGATCGCCGAATCGTCGAAGGTCGATCTGGCCTTCTCCGTCACCGGTGAGCGCGGCGAACACGCCGGGATCGCCGAGCGCTTGGAGCTCCCCCGTACGGCGAAGGTCACGGCCCGTCTGAAGGTCTCCGGCGCCCCGGGCTGCACGGTCTCCTTCCTCACCGACCAGGGGCGCCTGTACTCCACCCCGCTCCCCGCCTCGGGCAGCGGCACCGTCACCTGGCAGACCACCCCCGACCACGCCGCCTACATACGCGCGGAAGTCCGCCACCCTCCGACGGCAGCGGACCTGCCGGGTCCCATGGCGGCCATGACCAACCCGGTCTTCCTGGGCCGCTGGGACTGA